Proteins encoded by one window of Streptomyces uncialis:
- the ectA gene encoding diaminobutyrate acetyltransferase has translation MTAAQADLRTQFREMPDGLRIDRPTVADGGALWRIARDSRTLDLNSSYSYLLWCRDFAGTSVVARDADGQPVGFITGYIRPTRPGTLVVWQVAVDTAHRGRGLAAALLDGLTGRVTADRASAPVALNALETTITPGNTASERLFLSYAERHGLAVDREVLFGAGVFPDGGHDPEILYRIGPFAG, from the coding sequence ATGACCGCTGCACAAGCAGACCTGCGAACGCAATTCCGAGAAATGCCCGACGGACTACGGATCGACCGTCCGACGGTGGCCGACGGCGGTGCGCTCTGGCGCATCGCACGGGACTCCCGGACCCTCGATCTGAACTCCTCCTACAGCTATCTCCTGTGGTGCCGCGACTTCGCGGGCACCTCCGTGGTGGCACGTGACGCGGACGGGCAGCCGGTCGGCTTCATCACCGGATACATCCGGCCCACCCGTCCGGGCACGCTCGTCGTCTGGCAGGTCGCCGTCGACACGGCGCACCGGGGCCGGGGACTCGCCGCGGCGCTGCTGGACGGGCTCACCGGGCGGGTCACCGCCGACCGGGCGTCCGCGCCCGTCGCGCTGAACGCGCTGGAGACCACCATCACGCCCGGCAACACGGCCTCCGAGCGGCTGTTCCTCTCGTACGCCGAACGGCACGGGCTGGCCGTCGACCGGGAGGTGCTCTTCGGCGCCGGGGTGTTCCCCGACGGCGGGCACGACCCCGAGATCCTCTACCGCATCGGCCCGTTCGCCGGCTGA
- a CDS encoding pyridoxal-phosphate-dependent aminotransferase family protein encodes MSHPLLDLAPLTADRFAAIERRVAGLLATEQDVVITQGEALLPLEGCIRGAAGPGTTALNVITGPYGQTFGDWLRDCGAKVIDLAVPYHAAVTPEEVERALADRPEIDFVSLVHAEAATGNTNPVAAIGEVVRRHGALFMLDAVASVAAEPLLPDAWGVDLCVIGAQKAMGGPAGVSAVSVSERAWARMAANPQAPRRSYLSLLDWKERWIDAGRRALLHAPAQLEMLALEACVERIESVGPDTVMARHAAAARATRAGATALGIGLEPYVTEARDAAPVATTLRVPAGADASAVVARALALDPGLPLVAGGGALAREMVRVNHYGPDATDEVVERSLAALAGALSG; translated from the coding sequence GTGAGCCATCCCCTACTCGACCTGGCGCCCCTGACCGCCGACCGTTTCGCCGCGATCGAGCGGCGGGTGGCGGGTCTGCTGGCCACCGAGCAGGACGTCGTGATCACCCAGGGCGAGGCCCTGCTCCCGCTGGAGGGCTGTATCCGGGGGGCGGCCGGTCCGGGCACGACCGCGCTGAACGTCATCACCGGCCCGTACGGGCAGACCTTCGGGGACTGGCTGCGGGACTGCGGCGCGAAGGTGATCGACCTCGCGGTGCCGTACCACGCGGCGGTGACGCCCGAGGAGGTCGAGCGGGCGCTGGCGGACCGTCCGGAGATCGACTTCGTGTCGCTCGTGCACGCCGAGGCCGCCACCGGCAACACCAACCCGGTCGCCGCGATCGGTGAGGTCGTCCGGCGGCACGGCGCGCTGTTCATGCTGGACGCGGTGGCCTCCGTGGCCGCGGAACCACTGCTGCCGGACGCGTGGGGCGTGGACCTGTGCGTGATCGGCGCGCAGAAGGCGATGGGCGGTCCGGCCGGGGTGTCGGCGGTGTCGGTGAGCGAGCGGGCGTGGGCGCGGATGGCCGCGAACCCGCAGGCGCCGCGGCGTTCGTATCTGTCGCTGCTGGACTGGAAGGAGCGGTGGATCGACGCGGGGCGCCGGGCGCTGCTGCACGCGCCCGCGCAGTTGGAGATGCTGGCGCTGGAGGCGTGCGTCGAGCGGATCGAGTCGGTCGGGCCGGACACCGTGATGGCACGTCACGCGGCGGCGGCACGGGCCACCCGGGCGGGGGCGACGGCCCTCGGCATCGGGCTGGAGCCGTATGTCACCGAGGCGCGGGACGCGGCCCCGGTGGCGACGACACTGCGGGTCCCGGCGGGCGCGGACGCGTCCGCGGTGGTGGCGCGGGCGCTCGCGCTCGACCCGGGGCTGCCGCTGGTGGCCGGGGGCGGGGCGCTGGCGCGGGAGATGGTGCGGGTCAACCACTACGGCCCGGACGCGACGGACGAGGTGGTCGAGCGCTCGCTGGCGGCGCTGGCCGGGGCGCTGTCGGGCTGA
- a CDS encoding amidohydrolase family protein — translation MSDRTVLHVSGRVLVGPDDVRDELWVVGGRITYERPAGVRDTVTVRGWALPGLVDAHCHVGLDAHGPVPAATAEKQALTDRAAGALLIRDAGSPSDTRWIDDREDLPRIIRAGRHIARTRRYIRNYAHEIEPADLVAYVAQEARRGDGWVKLVGDWIDRDAGDLTACWPRDAVRAAIAEAHRLGARVTAHCFAEDALRDLVEAGIDCVEHATGLTEDTVPLFAERGVAIVPTLVNIATFPRLADGGESKFPRWSAHMRRLHARRYDTVRAAYDAGVPVFVGTDAGGSLPHGLVADEVAELVTAGIPPVEALSATTWGARRWLGRPGLTEGAPADLVVYETDPRADVRVLAAPRRVVLRGRIVG, via the coding sequence ATGAGCGATCGCACGGTGCTGCACGTGAGCGGACGGGTGCTGGTGGGACCCGACGACGTACGGGACGAACTGTGGGTGGTCGGGGGGCGGATCACCTACGAGCGGCCGGCCGGGGTCCGGGACACCGTCACCGTACGGGGGTGGGCGCTGCCCGGTCTGGTGGACGCGCACTGCCATGTGGGACTGGACGCCCACGGGCCCGTCCCCGCCGCGACCGCCGAGAAGCAGGCCCTCACCGACCGCGCGGCCGGGGCCCTGCTGATCCGCGACGCGGGCTCCCCCTCCGACACCCGCTGGATCGACGACCGCGAGGACCTGCCGAGGATCATCCGCGCGGGCCGCCATATCGCCCGCACCCGCCGCTACATCCGCAACTACGCCCATGAGATCGAGCCCGCGGACCTCGTCGCGTACGTCGCCCAGGAGGCCCGCCGCGGCGACGGCTGGGTCAAACTCGTCGGCGACTGGATCGACCGCGACGCGGGCGACCTCACGGCCTGCTGGCCCCGGGACGCCGTCCGGGCCGCGATCGCCGAGGCCCACCGGCTGGGCGCCCGGGTCACCGCGCACTGCTTCGCCGAGGACGCGCTGCGCGATCTGGTGGAGGCCGGTATCGACTGCGTCGAGCACGCCACCGGACTCACCGAGGACACCGTCCCGCTGTTCGCGGAACGCGGCGTCGCCATCGTCCCCACCCTGGTCAACATCGCCACGTTCCCCCGGCTCGCGGACGGCGGCGAGAGCAAGTTCCCCCGCTGGTCCGCGCATATGCGACGGCTCCACGCCCGGCGGTACGACACCGTGCGCGCCGCCTACGACGCGGGAGTGCCCGTCTTCGTCGGGACGGACGCGGGCGGCTCGCTCCCCCATGGACTGGTCGCGGACGAGGTCGCCGAACTCGTCACCGCGGGCATCCCGCCCGTCGAGGCCCTGTCCGCCACCACCTGGGGCGCCCGGCGGTGGCTCGGCCGCCCCGGCCTCACCGAGGGCGCCCCGGCGGACCTGGTCGTCTACGAGACGGACCCCCGGGCGGATGTCCGGGTCCTCGCGGCTCCGCGACGGGTGGTGCTCCGCGGCCGGATCGTCGGCTGA
- a CDS encoding SCO1860 family LAETG-anchored protein yields MNSNAIRLPARRLAQAAAATVLAAAPTVLAGAGTAHATGGEGKASAVVLRTGLDVSLLDKTVRAPLAVSLNDVQAPASADRTALTARLDGVGGGKPFSLLRADVAQAKATVDKQRAEGFTNLVRAQVHLPGLPLLSLIEVQQVTAKAVCAVGQRPVAESEVLGPVTVLGQKVTLSAGGTTEVKVPGIGEVRLDLSQKSTTTRTAAATALELDVSVNPLKLNVADVKGTVTLVGATCETPAKAAVVPSAPAEPSAEPSAPPAEEKPEAPGVKPQSGGENLAETGGSSMTPYLAGGAVALLAAGAAAFHFTRKPRNT; encoded by the coding sequence TTGAACAGCAACGCCATCCGCCTGCCCGCACGCCGTCTCGCCCAGGCCGCCGCCGCCACCGTGCTGGCCGCCGCGCCCACGGTCCTGGCCGGAGCGGGTACCGCGCACGCCACCGGCGGCGAGGGCAAGGCGAGCGCCGTCGTGCTCCGCACCGGACTCGACGTCTCCCTGCTCGACAAGACCGTGCGCGCCCCGCTCGCGGTCTCCCTGAACGACGTCCAGGCGCCCGCCAGCGCCGACCGGACCGCCCTGACCGCGCGGCTCGACGGCGTCGGGGGCGGCAAGCCGTTCAGCCTGCTGCGCGCGGACGTGGCCCAGGCCAAGGCCACCGTCGACAAGCAGCGGGCCGAGGGCTTCACCAACCTCGTCCGCGCCCAGGTCCACCTCCCCGGACTGCCGCTGCTGTCCCTCATCGAGGTGCAGCAGGTCACCGCGAAGGCCGTGTGCGCGGTGGGGCAGCGCCCCGTCGCCGAGTCCGAGGTGCTCGGGCCTGTGACCGTGCTCGGCCAGAAGGTCACCCTGTCCGCCGGGGGCACCACCGAGGTGAAGGTCCCCGGGATCGGCGAGGTCCGGCTGGACCTCTCCCAGAAGTCCACGACCACCCGCACCGCCGCGGCGACCGCGCTGGAGCTCGACGTCTCCGTGAACCCGCTCAAGCTGAACGTGGCCGACGTGAAGGGCACGGTCACCCTCGTCGGCGCCACGTGCGAGACACCCGCGAAGGCCGCCGTCGTCCCGTCCGCACCCGCGGAGCCGTCCGCCGAACCGTCGGCGCCCCCCGCCGAGGAGAAGCCCGAGGCGCCTGGCGTCAAGCCCCAGTCCGGCGGCGAGAACCTCGCGGAGACCGGCGGCAGCTCCATGACCCCGTACCTCGCGGGCGGCGCGGTGGCCCTCCTCGCGGCAGGCGCCGCCGCCTTCCACTTCACCCGCAAGCCCCGCAACACCTGA
- the cobC gene encoding Rv2231c family pyridoxal phosphate-dependent protein CobC, with product MTSSVPAPSPSPGPVVAGVGASRGVSEDEVLELVHAVLREAGADGSALSALATVAAKAGEPGVVGAAARLGVPLLTYPADRLAGVPVPEPSDRTRAAVGTPSVAEAAALIGGGRLLVPKRRSAGRDGGPSRATCALALGAGLPQAAGLSAEAPEYDLRHHGDAEVRDDGRELTDLAVNVRERTPPDWLRERIAASLTGLAAYPDGRAARAAVAARHAVTAEEVLLTAGAAEAFVLIARALSPERAVVVHPQFTEPEAALRDAGHRVERVLLRPEDGFRLTAGAVPDDADLVVIGNPTNPTSVLHPAAVVAGLARPGRTLVVDEAFMDAVPGERESLAGHRVPGLIVLRSLTKTWGLAGLRVGYVVADPGTVRLLERAQPLWPVSSPGLVAMEACVSPEAVAEAGRVAVRVGEDRERLLSGLAGFGAAVTVAGVPEGPFVLVRVPDGIGVRERLRGLGFAVRRGDTFPGLGAGWLRVAVRDAGTVGRFLEALGSALPSPSPAPMPMSSTSTSTSPLDAAPLR from the coding sequence ATGACGTCTTCAGTGCCCGCGCCGTCGCCGTCCCCCGGCCCGGTGGTGGCCGGGGTCGGGGCCTCGCGCGGGGTGTCCGAGGACGAGGTGCTGGAGCTGGTCCACGCGGTGCTGCGGGAGGCCGGGGCCGACGGCTCCGCGCTGTCCGCGCTCGCGACGGTGGCGGCGAAGGCCGGCGAGCCCGGGGTGGTCGGCGCCGCCGCGCGGCTCGGGGTCCCGCTGCTGACGTACCCGGCCGACCGGCTGGCCGGTGTCCCGGTCCCGGAGCCGTCGGACCGGACACGCGCGGCGGTGGGCACGCCGTCCGTGGCAGAGGCCGCGGCGCTGATCGGGGGCGGGCGGCTGCTGGTCCCCAAACGCCGCTCGGCCGGGCGGGACGGGGGCCCCTCCCGGGCGACCTGCGCGCTGGCCCTCGGGGCGGGACTCCCGCAGGCGGCGGGGCTGTCCGCCGAGGCGCCCGAGTACGACCTGCGGCACCACGGGGACGCCGAGGTGCGCGACGACGGCCGGGAACTGACGGATCTCGCGGTGAACGTCCGGGAGCGGACGCCGCCGGACTGGCTGCGCGAGCGGATCGCCGCGTCGCTGACGGGACTGGCCGCCTACCCCGACGGCCGGGCGGCCCGGGCGGCGGTGGCCGCGCGGCACGCCGTGACGGCGGAGGAGGTGCTGCTGACCGCCGGGGCGGCCGAGGCGTTCGTCCTGATCGCGCGGGCGCTGTCACCGGAGCGGGCGGTCGTGGTGCATCCGCAGTTCACCGAGCCGGAGGCGGCCCTGCGGGACGCGGGGCACCGGGTGGAACGGGTGCTGCTGCGCCCGGAGGACGGGTTCCGGCTGACGGCGGGGGCGGTGCCCGACGACGCGGATCTCGTCGTCATCGGCAATCCGACGAACCCCACGTCCGTGCTGCACCCGGCCGCGGTCGTGGCGGGGCTGGCCCGGCCCGGCCGGACGCTGGTGGTGGACGAGGCGTTCATGGACGCGGTGCCCGGCGAACGGGAATCGCTCGCCGGGCACCGCGTACCGGGGCTGATCGTGCTGCGGAGCCTGACGAAGACCTGGGGGCTCGCCGGGCTGCGGGTCGGCTATGTGGTCGCCGACCCCGGGACGGTACGGCTGCTGGAACGGGCCCAGCCGTTGTGGCCCGTGTCCTCGCCCGGGCTGGTCGCGATGGAGGCCTGTGTGTCGCCGGAGGCGGTGGCGGAGGCCGGACGGGTCGCGGTGCGGGTCGGCGAGGACCGGGAGCGGTTGCTCTCGGGCCTCGCCGGGTTCGGCGCGGCGGTGACGGTGGCCGGGGTGCCCGAAGGGCCGTTCGTGCTGGTCCGGGTCCCCGATGGGATCGGGGTCCGGGAGCGGTTGCGAGGGCTCGGGTTCGCCGTGCGGCGGGGGGACACGTTTCCCGGGCTGGGGGCCGGGTGGCTTCGGGTCGCGGTGCGGGACGCGGGGACCGTGGGACGGTTCCTGGAGGCGCTGGGCTCGGCGTTGCCGTCGCCGTCGCCTGCGCCTATGCCCATGTCCTCGACCTCGACCTCGACCTCGCCGCTGGATGCTGCCCCCTTGCGGTAG
- a CDS encoding ZIP family metal transporter yields the protein MAVLVALGSFVMTLVGGWAALRVVDRRHLVLGFAGGLMLGVVGFDLLPEAMEGAGQRLHGVPVALLLFVGGFLVAHVVERLLALRQSEHGAHEPGHVPQAGLGAGAAMVGHSFADGVAIGASFQVDAAMGTAVAIAVIAHDFADGFNTYTVTSAYGNDRRKALAMLFADALAPVAGAASTLLVTIPEDVLACYLGFFGGVLLYIAAAEILPEASHRHPARSTLLCTVAGAALMWLVIGTAVH from the coding sequence ATGGCCGTGCTGGTGGCGCTGGGTTCGTTCGTGATGACGCTGGTCGGCGGCTGGGCCGCGCTGCGGGTCGTCGACCGTCGGCATCTCGTGCTCGGCTTCGCGGGCGGTCTGATGCTCGGCGTTGTCGGCTTCGACCTGCTGCCCGAGGCGATGGAGGGCGCCGGTCAGCGGCTGCACGGGGTGCCGGTCGCGCTGCTGCTGTTCGTCGGCGGTTTCCTCGTCGCCCATGTCGTCGAACGGCTTCTCGCGCTCCGCCAGTCGGAGCACGGCGCGCACGAGCCCGGCCATGTCCCGCAGGCCGGACTCGGCGCCGGTGCCGCGATGGTGGGGCACAGCTTCGCCGACGGGGTCGCCATCGGCGCGTCGTTCCAGGTCGACGCCGCGATGGGTACGGCTGTCGCGATCGCGGTGATCGCCCATGACTTCGCGGACGGCTTCAACACGTACACGGTCACCAGCGCGTACGGCAACGACCGGCGCAAGGCGCTCGCGATGCTGTTCGCGGACGCGCTCGCGCCCGTCGCCGGGGCCGCGTCGACCCTGCTGGTGACGATCCCGGAGGACGTCCTCGCCTGCTACCTCGGCTTCTTCGGCGGCGTCCTGCTGTACATCGCGGCGGCCGAGATCCTCCCGGAGGCCAGCCACCGCCACCCCGCGCGCTCGACACTGCTGTGCACGGTGGCCGGGGCGGCCCTGATGTGGCTGGTCATCGGCACAGCGGTCCACTGA
- a CDS encoding cobyrinate a,c-diamide synthase, giving the protein MIDIPRLVVAAPASGTGKTTVTTGLMAAFAQRGLRVSPHKVGPDYIDPGYHALATGRPGRNLDAYMCGPELVGPLFAHGARGCELAVVEGVMGLYDGASGQGELASTAQVAKLLRAPVVLVVDASSQSRSVAALVHGFASFDPQVRIGGVILNKVGSDRHEALLRDALEEAGMPVLGALRRAEGVATPSRHLGLVPVAERHGDAADAVAGMAAAVRRGCDLDALLALARTAGPLHEEPWDPAEALASAAGATSVAGASVPGAPSVAGSSVAGSPSVPGSSVLGSTSVRAVGAGRRPVIAVAGGPAFSFLYAEHPELLTAAGAEVVVLDPLRDERLPEGTAGLVIGGGFPEVYVGELAANESLRAAVAGLAASGAPVAAECAGLLYLARSLDGRPMCGVVPGDARMSGRLTLGYRDAVAVSDSPLAVTGTRMRGHEFHRTVLEPGAGSSPAWGFRGAERRVEGFVRGGVHASYLHTHWAGAAGVAERFVVAVAAVAAGAAGAAGRGGG; this is encoded by the coding sequence CTGATCGACATACCGAGACTGGTCGTCGCCGCGCCCGCGTCGGGCACCGGCAAGACCACGGTGACCACCGGGCTGATGGCGGCGTTCGCGCAGCGCGGGCTGCGGGTGTCCCCGCACAAGGTGGGCCCCGACTACATCGACCCGGGCTACCACGCGCTGGCCACCGGCCGTCCCGGCCGCAACCTCGACGCGTACATGTGCGGCCCCGAGCTGGTCGGGCCGCTGTTCGCGCATGGGGCGCGGGGCTGTGAACTGGCCGTCGTCGAAGGGGTGATGGGCCTCTACGACGGCGCCTCCGGGCAGGGCGAGCTGGCGTCGACCGCGCAGGTCGCGAAGCTGCTGCGGGCCCCCGTGGTACTGGTCGTGGACGCGTCGTCGCAGTCGCGGTCGGTGGCCGCGCTGGTGCACGGCTTCGCGTCGTTCGACCCCCAGGTGCGGATCGGCGGGGTGATCCTCAACAAGGTGGGCTCCGACCGGCACGAGGCGTTGTTGCGGGACGCGCTGGAGGAGGCGGGGATGCCGGTCCTCGGCGCGCTGCGGCGCGCCGAGGGGGTCGCCACGCCGTCCCGGCACCTGGGTCTGGTCCCGGTCGCGGAACGGCACGGGGACGCGGCGGACGCCGTCGCGGGGATGGCCGCGGCGGTCCGGCGGGGCTGTGATCTGGACGCGTTGCTGGCGCTGGCGAGGACGGCGGGGCCGCTGCACGAGGAGCCCTGGGATCCGGCGGAGGCGCTGGCGTCGGCCGCGGGGGCGACTTCGGTCGCGGGGGCGTCGGTCCCTGGGGCGCCTTCGGTCGCTGGGTCGTCGGTCGCTGGGTCGCCTTCGGTCCCTGGGTCGTCCGTCCTTGGGTCGACTTCGGTCCGGGCGGTGGGTGCGGGGCGTCGGCCGGTGATCGCTGTCGCGGGTGGGCCGGCGTTCTCGTTCCTGTACGCGGAGCACCCCGAGCTGCTGACCGCCGCGGGGGCGGAGGTCGTCGTCCTCGACCCGCTGCGGGACGAGCGGCTGCCCGAGGGCACGGCGGGACTGGTGATCGGCGGCGGGTTCCCCGAGGTGTACGTGGGTGAGCTGGCCGCGAACGAGTCGCTGCGGGCGGCCGTCGCCGGGCTCGCGGCGTCGGGCGCGCCCGTCGCGGCGGAGTGCGCGGGACTGCTGTACCTGGCGCGGTCGCTGGACGGGCGGCCGATGTGCGGGGTGGTGCCCGGGGACGCCCGGATGTCGGGACGGCTCACGCTGGGGTACCGGGACGCGGTGGCCGTGTCGGACAGTCCGCTGGCGGTGACCGGGACCCGGATGCGGGGCCATGAGTTCCACCGGACGGTGCTGGAGCCCGGTGCCGGGTCGTCCCCCGCGTGGGGGTTCCGGGGGGCGGAGCGCCGGGTGGAGGGGTTCGTGCGGGGCGGTGTGCACGCGAGTTATCTGCATACGCATTGGGCTGGGGCCGCGGGGGTCGCGGAGCGGTTCGTCGTTGCGGTGGCCGCGGTGGCCGCGGGGGCGGCGGGGGCGGCGGGGCGTGGGGGCGGGTGA